Genomic segment of Vulpes lagopus strain Blue_001 chromosome 7, ASM1834538v1, whole genome shotgun sequence:
gaaatggcaggacacctgtaccccaatgtttatagcagcaatgttcacaatagtcaaactgtggaaggagccttgatttCCTTCGACAGACGAAttcataaagaagatgtggtataaagaatggaatattattcaggattagaaacgacaaatacccaccatttgcttcaacgtgtattggactggagggtattatggtgagtgaagtaagtcaaatggagaaggacaaacattatatggtctcattcatttgggatcaataaaaaatagtgaaagaaaatctaggggaaaggagagaaaatgagtgggaaatatcaatcagggtgacagaacatgagagactcctaactctggtaaacaaacaaggggaggtgggcagggagttggggtgactggtgacaggcactgagggggggcacttgacagtatgagcactgggtgttatgctatatattggcaaatcaaacccaataaaaatatacaaaaaaagacaatctgcaaaccacatatctgataaagggttagtatccaagatttattaagaacttattaaactcaacctcaaagaaataaaaaaaatctaatcatgaaatgggcaaaatcaTGAATAGAactttcaccaaagaagacatagacatggccaccaaacacatgagaaaatgctctgcatcacttgccatcagggaaatacaaatcaaaaccacaatgagataccacctcacaccagtgagaatgcagaaaattaacaaggcaggaaaccacaaatgttggagaggatgcgtagaaaggggaacactcctgcactgttggtgggaatgtgaactggtgcagccactctggaaaactgtgtggaggttcctcaaagagttaaaaatagacctgccctacgacccagcaattgcactgctggggatttaccccaaagatacagatgcaatgaaatgctgggacacctgcaccccgatgtttatagcagcaatgtccacaatagccaaactgtgggaggggcctcggtgtccatcaaaagatgaatggataaagaagatgtggtttatgtatacaatggaatattactcagccattagaaatgacaaatacccaccatttgcttcgacattgTTGGTActgagggtattttgctgagtgaagtaagtcaatcggagaaagacaaacattatatggtttcattcattcggggaatataaaaaataatgaatgggattataggggaaaggagagaaaatgagttcaGATATCAGAGagtgtgacaaaacatgagaggctcctaactctgatAAATGAacaagggtagtggaaggagaggtgagcAGGAGGATGGGATGACTAGGTGATTGGTACTGAGGTGCCTGCttaatgagatgagcactgggtgttatgctctttGTTGGCAAatcaactccaataaaaaaatatacaaaaaaaattttttaaaccccAGTCTTGGCTGATGCTCAGTCAGAggaacacatgactcttgatcttaggagcCATGAgtctgagtcccatgttggggggcagacattgataaaataaattaattaattaaaactatttatttatttattaataaatttattttttattggtgtttaatttaccaacatacagaataacacccagtgctcatcccgtcaagtgcccccctcagtgcccatcacccattcacccccaccccctgccctcctccccttccaccatccctagttcgtttcccagagttaggattcttaattggagaaggacaaacattatatggtctcattcatttggggaatataaaaaacagtgaaagggcatataggggaaagtagagaaaatgagtgaaaatatcagtgaggatgacagaacctgagagactcctatctctggaaaatgaacaagggatagtggaaagggaggtgggcgggggggttggggtgactgggtgatgggcactgaggggggcacttgatgggctgagcactgggtgttatgctatatgttatcaaattgaattccaataaaaaaagacaaaaaaataaaactcctcaATAGCTTCTTATCCCTGAGGTTTTCTCATCTCACagctctgtgggaaaaaaaaaacttaaaaaaatgtccttgggggtattttgctgagtgaagtaggtcaatcggagaaggacaaacattatatggtttcattcatttggggaatataaaaaatagtgaacgggaataaagaaaaaggagacaaaatgagtgaaaatattagtgagaatgacagaacatgagagactcctaacttggaGAAACAAAAAAGGGGTAGTgcaaggggaggtgagtgggggggatGGTGTGactgggtgttgggcactgaggggggcacttgacaggatgagcactgggcgttatactctatgttggcaaatcaaactccaattaaaataaaagaagaaaaaggatccCCAcagtgaacctgcttctccctttgcctgtatctctgcctttatctctgtgtgtctcctatgaagaaataaataaaatcttcaagaaaatgaGGGCAGTTTATATAATGAGCAGTGGGTATtgttgcaactgatgaattactactctctacctctgaaacaaaaagtgagagagagtgagagagaaacttGAAGAGTTTAATCTAAACCAAGTAATATTTAAAGAGGTCAACACATTGGGCACAGTTTTGATGCCCTCAGTATTGTGCCACTAAACATATGCCTCCTGCTTCCAGATTCCAACCCTTTGTCTGGCACATTTCTCTGCAGGAGCAATGGTCTGGGCGGGAAACCAGACTCTCATCTCCCAGTTCATCCTCCTGGGCCTTTTCACCCACTCCCCACTGCACCTCCTCCTTTTTTCCATCATCATAATAATGTTCCTGGTGGCCCTCTCTGGCAATGGACTCATGATCCTCCTCATCAATGTTGACTCCCGCCTGCACagccccatgtacttcttcctcagcTGGCTGTCACTCATGGACCTTATGCTCATCTCCACCATTGTGCCACGGATGGCCACCAATTTCCTCCTGGGCCATGGATCCATCTCCTTCACAGGCTGTGGGCTCCAGATcctcttctttctcactctcctgGGGGATGAATGCTTCCTGCTGGCCttcatggcctatgaccgctatgtggccatcaGCAACCCACTGAGGTACTCAGTGGTCATGAGCCGCCGTGTCTGCTGGCTTATGGTGGCAGGGTCCTGGCTCTTTGGCCTGGTGGATGGACTGATCCAGGCCATTTTTACCCTGCGTTTCCCTTACTGTGGCTCACAGGAGATCGACCACTTCTTCTGTGAGGTCCCTGCCATACTGAAGTTGGCCTGTGCTGACACCTCCCTCTATGAGACCATGATCTATGTCTGTTGTATCCTAATGCTGCTCCTGCCCTTCTCTGTCATCTCGGCTTCCTACCTGCGGATCCTGGTAGCAGTGCTCCACATGCGTTCTGCTGAAGGTCGACAGAAGGCCTTTGCTACCTGCTCCTCTCATATGGCAGTGGTCTCTCTCTTTTATGGGGCTGCCATGATCACCTACATGCGGCCTCAGGCATACCACTCCTCCAAGCAGGACAAGGTGGTCTCGGCTTTCTATACAATGGTCACCCCTATGCTCAACCCACTTATCTACAGCTTGAGGAACAAGGAAGTGGCTGAGGCTCTCAGGAAACTCCTGGGGAGGTGTCCCTGTCGTGGGGGGCAGGGGTAGTTGACATTAGCACCTGTGGATATGGGTTCTGGGGCCTGGAACTTGGAATTAGCCTCTGTTGTTGactggaaagaaaacagatatgctgtactgaaaataaaagtcattccctatataaataatagtgaaagggaatataagggaagggagaagaaatgtgtgggaaatatcagaaagggagacagaacataaagactcctaactctgggaaaagaactagggatggtggaaggggaggagggcggggggtgggggtgaatgggtgatgggcactgagggggacacttgacaggatgagcactggatattattctgtatgttggtaaattgaacactaataaaaaattaatttattaaaaaaagtcattCCCTAACCAGAGTTAATCAGATTAATACATCAATGTAACCATGCATGTCTATGCTGAGTATGGATTGCATGGAAGGAGGGTTGTGCCAATGGGTTTACAAAGAATAGGATTCATGGGGGAGTTGAggagatggcggaggagtagggatCCTTAACTCATATGGCCCCACCATcttacctagattactttcaaaccatcctgaaaacctataaaTTCGACAtgagatttgaagagagaacagctggaatgctacagagagaagggttttcacttctaacaaggtaagaaggcggaaaaaaataaaaaagaatcaagtgggggaggggccccatgaGGAATCAGGCTAAAACCAGGCAGCAAAAGCTCCGAGACAGGAAaacccagccccagagaagcaggaactttaaaaagtCCGCATAGgattcttcctggatggaaaggcaCCTGGCAGGGAAATCGAGCAGAATCGCAGGGGaaggcagtggagcctccagtttcccggagtcactaacagaggaagtgcaccccAGGGGAGAGCAAGCCACACACCCGGGCCCAACAGGGAACCCGGGAGAAGCCTGTTGGTCAGGCGGGGGATCTAGGTGGAGGTGTCTGTCCCCTGGTGCCTTTGGGAACCACGCCCCCGGAGCGCAATTCCAGCAGTGCAgaccctggatcccagggtgccaGTGGACACAGTCCATGATCCTGCACTCTccccgggacaggtggaggcggggagggcacaggataACGAGGACTTTCCTGCCACagggcacccccaagctgtgcagatcagtgccccccgcccccggagcacctaggccagtgcgAACTGGgggactgtggtagttactgcggggagcttactccagagctggagacctggccaccctcagtgttgttgttcctccttgtttcaccttgtgcctggcgggtggggggcagggctgtcagggaacaggggcctcacggggtaaacagcccccactgagcccggcacccaggagggggcggggcagctctcccaggtgcacacacctgagaatcagcaaagCAGGCCcttccccccagaagaccagctgggaggacaggggaagagcaagatCTTGACCAAGAAGGGCTGGAAacttccaggggaagttgagggatttacagtatatggaaccagagggtacccctcccattttttcttcctttttccatcataactcgtttttatatcagactgtaaatttcaaatttttttctcttttcccaccttaactacaatattttaccacctgtTCATTTTCAAGATTCTCCCTTTTTGACtctcatatttctacaattacaggttcTAGATATAtgttccacttctagattcccttcaacacactcaacttaattttgggagatatacaagatatgttttttgttttgttttgttttgttcttgttttgttttctctgcttcattttgttcTACAGTGGCGAAAGTTAATAcattctaaaacatgaccagtatgTACCcggaaccaagtggtataccatgctggtttaTTCTGTGACATTGCTCAATCCCATTCTGCCCccacttttatctcatttatgttttggtggtcaatgttggggccttctacaagtatttctggtttatgtAAATAttggactgagcatcttctaacatatagAACTTAATATACGCAGAACCATACTCACCCTCTAGAACCACTCAGGTAggctacattctccctccactatgctttgtcaccaccaccatctcccagtcctccccttttatttcttctcctttttttctctcttcttctttgggattcttggccttttattttttactacttggttttaaattttgtttttcactttagtggtccttttgttttttgttctaatctttgttttaattttatagtcTTTGAACTCATCAGAATCCTCTAGGGCGAAATTCACATAgatcatggttgatattcttgactcttcccactcatacagccactctgcactgaacaaaatgactagaaggaagaactcaccacaaaagattCAGTAGTCTctgccacagaattacagaatttggattacaattcaatgttaaaaagccaattcagaagcacaattataaagctactggtggctctggaaaaaagcataaaggactcaagagacttcatgactgcagaatttagatctaatcaggctaaaattaaaaatcaattaaatgagatgcaatccaaactggaggtcctaacggcGAATGTtaatgagggagaagaaagagtaagtgacatagaagacaagttgatggcaaggaaggaagctgaggaaaaaagagaaaaacagctaaaaaaccatgaggaaaggttaggggaaataaatgacagcctcagaaggaaaaatttacatttaattgagGTTCCCAAGGatgccaagagggacagaggacgagaaaacatatttgaagaaatcatagctgagaacttccctaatttggggagggaaacaggcattcagatccaggagatagagagatccctccctaaaatcattaaaaaccattcaacaccctgacatttaatagtgaaatgtGCAAATtccaatgataaagagaaaattcttaaagcagcaagagacaagaaatcccaaacttatatggggagaaacattagattaatagcagacctctccacagagacctggcaggccagaaagggctggcaggatatattcagggtcctaaatgagaagaacatgcaacccaaaatactttatccagcaaggatctTATTCAgaataggaaagataaaaagcttccaagacaggcataaagttaaagaatatgtgatcaccaaacTAGCTCTGAAGGAAATATAAAGGGgaccatgttaaaaaaaagaggaagcccaaagaaataatacacaaaaacggggactgaatagatattaggatgacactgaattcatatctttctATTGTAACTCTGAAGGTGACTGGGCTAAATGATCGGTTCAAAatatgcagggtttcagactagataaaaaagcaagacccatctatttgctgtctacaagagattcattttagacttaaggacacctccagcctgaaaatgaaaggttgtagaacatttaccattcaaatggtcctcaaaagaaaggaggggtagcaatcctcatatcagataaaggttatcccaaaaactgtagtaagagatgaagagggacagtatatcatacttaaagggtctatccaacaagaggacctaaccaATCATGAATATATATGCCCGTACTGTGGAAGCAGCCAAGtataccaatcaattaataaccaaaataaagacatagTTAGATAATAGTAccctaatagtaggagacttcaacatggtgctttctgcaaatgacagaacTTCTAAGcacaaaatcaaagaaacaagagctttaaatgattccctggaccagatggatttcacagatatagaCAGAACTTAGCATCTGAACCCAtctacacattcttctcaagtgcacatggaaccttctccagaacCACATTTgtgaccacatactgggtcacaaatcaggtctcaaccaataccaaaagactggtattgtcccttgcatattttcagaccataatgctttgaaacttgaactcagtcacaagaagaaatttggaagaaactcaaacatgtggaggttaaagagcattctGATAAAAGATGAATGcgtcaaccaagaaattagagaagaattaaaaagattcatataaactaatgaaaatgaatacaCAACCGTTTGAAATCTTTGGGatagagcaaaagcagtcctaagagggcaGTACAACACAATACaggcctccctcaaaaaattggaaaaaacttaaatacacaagctaacctcgcacctacgGAAcaaagaaggaacagcaaataaaacctacaccaagcagaagaagagagttgataaagatttgagcagaactcaatgaaagagaaaccataagaactgtagaacagatgaaaaaaacccaggagttgcttctttgaaagaattagtaagatagataaaccattcaccagcattattaaaaagaaaagagcaaagactcaaatcaataaaatcacgaatgaaagagaGATCatgaataccaaggaaatacaaatgatttaaaaaaacattatgagcagctatacaccaataaattgggcaatctagaagaaatggacacatttctggaataCCATGAatgaccaaaactggaacaggaagaaacagaaaacatgaacaggccaataGCGAGGGAGGAAATTGatgcagtcatcaaaaacctccaagacacaaaagttcagggccagatggcttcccaggaaaTTCCagcaaacgtttaaagaagaaataatatctattctacta
This window contains:
- the LOC121495266 gene encoding olfactory receptor 56-like, coding for MVWAGNQTLISQFILLGLFTHSPLHLLLFSIIIIMFLVALSGNGLMILLINVDSRLHSPMYFFLSWLSLMDLMLISTIVPRMATNFLLGHGSISFTGCGLQILFFLTLLGDECFLLAFMAYDRYVAISNPLRYSVVMSRRVCWLMVAGSWLFGLVDGLIQAIFTLRFPYCGSQEIDHFFCEVPAILKLACADTSLYETMIYVCCILMLLLPFSVISASYLRILVAVLHMRSAEGRQKAFATCSSHMAVVSLFYGAAMITYMRPQAYHSSKQDKVVSAFYTMVTPMLNPLIYSLRNKEVAEALRKLLGRCPCRGGQG